The genomic segment TCAGGAGGTACTTCGCCATGCATGCATTCCACCTCGAGCGCAAGATGATGTCGATGCTGGGCGACTTCTATCCGACCGGGAACCTCTTCATCATGCTGCCGAGCGAGGAGCATGCGCGCCGTGCCGAGTCGCTGCTCGTGCATGACGGCTACGACTGCAACGACGTCAGTTTCATGACGCCGCAGGACGTCCTGGAGGTCGCGCACATGTTCGACAACCGGGACCTGGCGCTTCCCTCGGTGGGCACCGAGGAAGACACCTGCCGCCACTTCGCGGAGCTCGCGCGCGAAGGGCACCACGCCCTGCTGG from the Ramlibacter henchirensis genome contains:
- a CDS encoding RNA-binding protein — translated: MHAFHLERKMMSMLGDFYPTGNLFIMLPSEEHARRAESLLVHDGYDCNDVSFMTPQDVLEVAHMFDNRDLALPSVGTEEDTCRHFAELAREGHHALLVPVKNHAAVERVMKVLGDVGISRAVHYRHFVIEDLVV